Proteins co-encoded in one Cuculus canorus isolate bCucCan1 chromosome 22, bCucCan1.pri, whole genome shotgun sequence genomic window:
- the GJA4 gene encoding gap junction alpha-4 protein yields MGDWGFLEKLLDQVQEHSTVIGKIWLTVLFIFRILILGLAGESVWGDEQSDFVCNTKQPGCTNVCYDKAFPISHIRYWVLQFLFVSTPTLIYLGHVVYLSRREEKLKQQESELRAIHSKDPKIEQALAAVEKKMSKIYVAEDGRLKIRGALMWTYIISVICKSIFEAGFLIGQWYLYGFSMVPRYVCKRDPCPHQVDCFISRPTEKSIFIIFMLVMGLISLILNLLELFHLCCKHMLSSIKKVSVPAGPSRDTFADDMASAPYPPKHYPFLPMAESHMSPYQAYNKLSTEQNWANFHNEENLALGSDTRPLSDPYAPKAAEAAAPAEKLCSRPGSSASKKQYV; encoded by the coding sequence ATGGGCGACTGGGGTTTCCTGGAGAAACTGCTGGACCAAGTCCAGGAGCACTCGACTGTGATCGGGAAGATCTGGCTCACCGTGCTCTTCATCTTCCGCATCCTCATCCTGGGCTTGGCGGGGGAGTCCGTCTGGGGGGACGAGCAGTCGGATTTTGTGTGCAACACCAAGCAGCCGGGCTGCACCAACGTCTGCTACGACAAAGCCTTCCCCATCTCCCACATCCGCTACTGGGTGCTCCAGTTCCTTTTTGTCAGCACCCCAACCCTCATTTACCTCGGCCACGTTGTCTATCTCTCCcggagggaggagaagctcaagcAGCAGGAGAGCGAGCTTCGGGCTATCCACAGCAAGGACCCGAAGATCGAGCAGGCTCTGGCTGCTGTGGAGAAGAAGATGTCCAAGATCTATGTGGCAGAGGATGGACGGCTCAAGATTCGAGGGGCGCTGATGTGGACGTACATCATCAGCGTGATCTGCAAGAGCATCTTTGAGGCTGGCTTCCTCATTGGTCAGTGGTACCTGTACGGCTTCTCCATGGTGCCCCGCTACGTGTGCAAGAGGGACCCCTGCCCCCATCAGGTGGACTGCTTCATCTCCCGCCCCACCGAGAAGAGcatcttcatcatcttcatgctGGTGATGGGCCTGATCTCCTTAATCCTGAACCTCCTGGAGCTTTTCCACCTCTGCTGCAAACACATGCTTAGCAGCATCAAGAAGGTGTCGGTGCCGGCCGGCCCGAGCCGGGACACCTTTGCAGACGACATGGCCTCGGCTCCCTACCCACCCAAGCACTACCCCTTCCTGCCCATGGCCGAGAGCCACATGTCGCCCTACCAGGCCTACAACAAGCTCTCCACCGAGCAGAACTGGGCCAACTTCCACAACGAGGAGAACCTGGCGCTGGGCAGCGACACCCGGCCGCTGTCGGACCCCTACGCTCCCAAAGCTGCCGAAGCCGCTGCCCCGGCCGAGAAGCTGTGCAGCCGGCCCGGGAGCTCAGCCTCCAAAAAGCAGTATGTTTAG